A single window of Vidua chalybeata isolate OUT-0048 chromosome 7, bVidCha1 merged haplotype, whole genome shotgun sequence DNA harbors:
- the STEAP3 gene encoding metalloreductase STEAP3: protein MSRGDMAKPLLGHGSTEGDCSPPPPAGRTVGVLGSGDFARSLAVRLVCSGFRVVVGSRNPKRKASLFPAAAEVTFQAEAVKKADVIFVAIFREHYSTLCDLADVLVGKILVDVSNNTEINHHKESNAEYLASLFPACTVVKAFNVVSAWTLQSGARDGNKQVLICSNNQEAKRTIAEIAQVMGFTPVDMGCMSSACEIENIPLRLLPAWKIPIFLALGLFLCFFTYNLIRQVIHPYIREQKNKLYKIPIEVVNTTLPCVSYVMLSLVYLPGVLAACSQLYYGTKYRRFPDWLDQWLQHRKQIGLLSFFCAALHAVYSLCLPMRRSHRYLLIETAVKQAVEKKMTIWVEEEVWRMEIYISVGIIALGLLSLLAITSLPSIANSLNWREFSFIQSSLGFIALVISTLHTLTYGWSRAFDESQYKFYLPPTYTLTLLVPCTVIIAKVIFSLPCIQHRLLRIRRGWEKGRYVKFVLPSATGEFSSGETSSNV from the exons ATGTCCAGAGGAGACATGGCCAAACCTCTGCTGGGCCACGGGAGCACGGAGGGTGACTGcagcccgccgccgccggccggcCGCACCGTGGGCGTGCTGGGCAGCGGGGACTTTGCGCGGTCCCTGGCCGTGCGCCTGGTGTGCTCCGGCTTCAGGGTGGTGGTCGGCAGCCGCAACCCGAAGCGGAAAGCCAGCCTCTTCCCTGCCGCAGCAGAGGTCACCTTCCAGGCCGAGGCCGTGAAGAAGGCGGATGTCATCTTTGTGGCGATTTTCAGGGAACATTACTCCACCCTCTGTGACCTGGCTGATGTGCTGGTGGGCAAGATCCTGGTGGATGTCAGCAACAACACGGAGATCAACCATCACAAGGAATCCAACGCGGAGTACTTGgcctccctgttcccagcctgcACTGTGGTGAAGGCGTTTAATGTGGTTTCTGCGTGGACGCTGCAGTCGGGTGCCAGGGATGGAAATAAGCAG GTTCTGATCTGCTCAAATAACCAAGAAGCCAAGCGCACCATAGCAGAAATTGCTCAAGTCATGGGATTCACCCCTGTGGACATGGGCTGCATGTCATCAGCCTGTGAGATCGAGAACATTCCCCTGCGCCTCTTGCCAGCCTGGAAAATCCCCATCTTTTTGGCTCTGgggctttttctttgcttcttcacCTACAACCTGATCCGGCAGGTCATCCACCCTTACATCAGGGAGCAGAAGAACAAGCTGTACAAGATCCCCATCGAGGTGGTCAACACCACGCTGCCGTGCGTGTCCTACGTCATGCTGTCTCTCGTCTACCTGCCCggggtgctggcagcctgctcccagctctaCTACGGCACCAAGTACAGGCGCTTCCCAGATTGGCTGGACCAGTGGCTCCAGCACAGAAAGCAGATTGGTCTGCTCAGCTTCTTCTGCGCAGCCCTGCACGCCGTGTACAGCCTGTGCCTGCCCATGCGCCGCTCCCACCGGTACCTGTTAATCGAGACGGCCGTCAAGCAG GCTGTGGAGAAGAAGATGACAATCTGGGTAGAGGAGGAAGTCTGGAGGATGGAGATTTATATCTCTGTTGGAATAATTGCCCTGGGCTTGCTGTCGTTACTTGCCATCACTTCACTTCCATCCATCGCAAACTCTCTCAACTGGAGGGAATTCAGTTTCATTCAG tCCTCCCTAGGATTTATTGCCTTGGTGATCAGCACTCTGCACACGCTCACGTACGGCTGGTCGAGGGCCTTCGATGAGAGCCAGTACAAATTCTACCTGCCCCCCACCTACACCCTCACACTGCTCGTCCCATGCACTGTGATCATAGCCAAAGTCATCTTCAGTTTGCCCTGCATCCAGCACAGACTTCTGCGAatcaggaggggctgggagaagggCAGATACGTCAAATTTGTTCTGCCCAGCGCAACGGGAGAATTCTCAAGTGGGGAGACCTCCAGTAATGTCTAA